In Deltaproteobacteria bacterium, the genomic stretch CACCAACGACTGAAGCACCAGCGTAGTTTGCCGCATGCATGTGCATAGGCGTTTTAAAACCTACAGGTACCTTAACCAACGCGCGAAAGGCTTCCTTCGTGTGGTCACCAGAGAGAATAAGCATCTGCGGGCCATTTGGCATTTTCGGGTTAAGTGGCTTGAATACTGCTTTTTCAGCTGTAGTCATGATTGAGCCGAGCTCACCTTCATGAGCAGTCTCAGAAGCAACCGTACCGAAAGGTCCGTCGAAGTGACCTACAACCACGCACTCAGCATCTTTTGTGCAAGATGTGTAATGTGCTTGGTTAGCATCTTGTGTCCAAGTAGAGCCGGCAGGAAGCGTTACGCTATCTTCTGCTGTTTTACCGTGAACCACTGTTCCGGAGACTACTGCGCCAGCGTAAGCTGCAGGGTGGCTGTGAAGGCCATTGGCA encodes the following:
- a CDS encoding DUF4437 domain-containing protein → MHLKTTVITITMLLAGCATTATTEPAAPAAAETATVEAPAQTVAAAYTEFSKINWVAGPKGDQGPSMSPIHGDPKTGPVSFIFKMPAGYANGLHSHPAAYAGAVVSGTVVHGKTAEDSVTLPAGSTWTQDANQAHYTSCTKDAECVVVGHFDGPFGTVASETAHEGELGSIMTTAEKAVFKPLNPKMPNGPQMLILSGDHTKEAFRALVKVPVGFKTPMHMHAANYAGASVVGAMQKNGGEKLGPGSIWTQKMNEAHMNACLSDKPCIFFIAMDGAFSMTPAKAAQ